One region of Bacillus pumilus genomic DNA includes:
- a CDS encoding poly-gamma-glutamate hydrolase family protein — translation MKRLLICGFIFLILCALLMVKCSHSVQEKKEQKQHQEEIEKYQKERKKGDRYDSFKQLIRHERKGYEIEFHEKGGSDLLVFSPHGGEIEPGTSEIVEAFQERYSTYLFEGTKQDNNRDLHITSTKFDEPILVQMIKTYPFSISIHGYKSDKKHTLVGGTNEKMKRAVVRELKDRGFSAEMVQEGERLSGTDPKNINNRNASGESVQLEISTAQRESFFDHFDTRKGKKKAFRRYIRALKEVLREFDPTS, via the coding sequence ATGAAAAGGCTACTGATATGTGGATTCATCTTTCTGATCCTATGTGCTCTTTTAATGGTGAAATGCAGCCATTCTGTTCAAGAAAAAAAAGAGCAAAAGCAACATCAAGAAGAGATAGAAAAGTATCAAAAAGAGCGAAAAAAAGGGGATCGATACGACAGTTTTAAACAGCTTATTCGGCATGAAAGAAAAGGGTATGAAATAGAATTTCACGAAAAGGGCGGAAGTGATTTACTCGTCTTTTCTCCTCATGGAGGGGAAATTGAACCAGGAACAAGTGAAATTGTAGAAGCATTTCAAGAAAGATACTCGACGTATTTGTTTGAAGGAACGAAACAAGACAACAATCGTGATTTGCATATTACAAGCACCAAGTTTGATGAACCGATATTGGTCCAAATGATTAAAACGTATCCCTTCTCCATTTCCATCCACGGCTATAAAAGTGATAAAAAGCACACGCTAGTTGGCGGGACAAACGAAAAAATGAAAAGAGCAGTTGTACGAGAGTTAAAAGATCGAGGATTTTCTGCAGAAATGGTGCAAGAAGGCGAACGGCTTTCAGGAACAGATCCTAAAAATATTAATAATCGAAATGCAAGTGGTGAAAGCGTTCAGCTAGAAATTAGTACGGCGCAGAGAGAATCTTTTTTCGACCATTTTGATACGAGAAAAGGAAAGAAAAAAGCATTCAGACGTTATATCCGTGCTTTAAAAGAAGTATTAAGAGAATTTGACCCAACTTCGTAG